The DNA sequence GTAGGCCTCGGCAGGACTGGCCGATTTATTTAAGAGACTGTTTTGCCCAGAGTAAGGGGAATTAAAGTTATTGCGTTGCTGCAGCATGTAGGTCGCTTGCCCATGAATGCTCCAGCGCTCCGTCTCTCCCATCAGCGGGACCTTGCTGTCCACTACGGGTTCACTGTCAACCGGCGCAATCGCAAAGGCAGCACCAGCTCCTGCGCTAATGCAGCAGCACAGAATCAGCCTGGCGTAAATGGGGCGGTTTAGAAAATACATGGGTGCAATCATTCAGGAATACCGCAACCCTAGCATAGGCATGTGGCGATTTAAAGAAATGCCGCAAATGCGAATGAATCTACTGAATTAAATCTACAAACGTGAATCCACTGCATTGAATTGACTCAATAGGACGACTAGCCGACGGCGCGCCGATCCATCAGGGCCCGGGCTAAGGTGCCGGCATCGACGTACTCGAGCTCCCCGCCCACCGGTATGCCCCTAGCAATGCGGGTGACCTTAATGCCTTTGGATTTGAGGACCTCGCCAATGTAATGGGCAGTGGCCTCGCCTTCGCTCGTGAAATTCGTGGCCAGCACGACTTCACGTACCACAAGACCAGTATCGGGATTTTCAATGCGCGCCAAGAGCCGATCAAAATGAATTTCCGTGGGACCCATACCGTCAAGCGGTGAAATGCGGCCCATCAAAACAAAATAATTGCCTTTAAAGCTGAGTGTCTGCTCAACCATCACTTGGTCGGCCGGCGTCTCTACGATGCAGAGCATCGAAGGGTCGCGCCTGCCATCCGCACAGGTAGAACAAATCGCCGTTTCGGAAAAGGTATTGCAACGGCTGCAGTGCCCTACTTTATCGACTGCCTCACCTAAGGACTTGGCAAGTAATGCAGCGCCATTGCGATCGTGTTGCAGCAAATAAAAGGCCATGCGCTGCGCGGACTTGGGTCCGACACCGGGCAGAACGCGCAGTGCTTCGACTAAGCGCTGCAGTGCATCCTGCGGAACATCATTTCGAGCCATTAAAAGGGTAACTTAAAGCCAGGGGGCATGGGCATACCTGCGGTCGCGCCCGACATCAGTTTTTCACTGGCAGCTTCCACTTGCTTAAATGCATCGGCGTAGGCTACGACCATTAAGTCTTCCAGCATCTCGCGGTCTTCCATGGCGCCGTCGGCAATTTGCACGCGCTTGAGTTCGTACTTACCAGATACCGTTACCTGAATCAGGCCATTACCAGCTTGGCCAGTGACTTCCATGCTGGCAAGCTCGGCTTGCGCCCGCTTCATGTTTTCTTGCATCTGCTGGGCTTGCTTCATGAGGCCAGCAATATTGCCTTTCATCATTTTGTTTTCCTTCTATTCAATAGGTATTAATTAATTTAGCTTTGGTAGATTGGCATGGTTTAGATAGATTTAGTTTAGGCAGGCCGAACCGAGCCACTCACCACCTTCGCGCCAAACTCGCGCTCGAGTTGCTGCACAAATGGATCAGCTGCAATCCGCTCTTCGGCATTTTGGCGTTTCTCGCTCTGTACTTGCGCATCGATTTTGGCTACGGTCTTTTCAACAGCGCCTTCCACTACTTCAATCTGCACTTTTTTTCCGTAATGCACGCTCAGCGCTTCACCTAAACGGCTAACGCAATCTGCACTCGCTAACTGC is a window from the Polynucleobacter difficilis genome containing:
- the recR gene encoding recombination mediator RecR is translated as MARNDVPQDALQRLVEALRVLPGVGPKSAQRMAFYLLQHDRNGAALLAKSLGEAVDKVGHCSRCNTFSETAICSTCADGRRDPSMLCIVETPADQVMVEQTLSFKGNYFVLMGRISPLDGMGPTEIHFDRLLARIENPDTGLVVREVVLATNFTSEGEATAHYIGEVLKSKGIKVTRIARGIPVGGELEYVDAGTLARALMDRRAVG
- a CDS encoding YbaB/EbfC family nucleoid-associated protein is translated as MMKGNIAGLMKQAQQMQENMKRAQAELASMEVTGQAGNGLIQVTVSGKYELKRVQIADGAMEDREMLEDLMVVAYADAFKQVEAASEKLMSGATAGMPMPPGFKLPF